In the Oscillospiraceae bacterium genome, CAGCGCCAAAAATGGCCTTGGCATTCAACCGTTGATGGATGCGGTGACAGGGCTGTTCCAACCGATTGGGGAACAGGGGGGCGCCGCCCTATGCGGCAGCGTTTTCAAGGTTGAGTACACCGATTGCGGCCAGCGGCGTGTCTATCTACGGTTATACAGCGGAACGCTGCGCCTGCGGGATACGGTGGCCCTGGCCGGGAGAGAAAAGCTGAAAATCACAGAGATGCGTATTCCATCCAAAGGGGAAATTGTTCGGACAGACACCGCTTATCAGGGTGAAATTGTTATCCTTCCCAGCGACAGCGTGAGGTTAAACGATGTATTAGGGGACCAAACCCGGCTCCCTCGTAAAAGGTGGCGCGAGGACCCCCTCCCCATGCTGCGGACGACGATTGCGCCGAAAACGGCAGCGCAAAGAGAACGGCTGCTGGACGCTCTTACGCAACTTGCGGATACTGACCCGCTTTTGCGTTGCGAAGTGGATTCCATCACCCATGAGATCATTCTTTCTTTTTTGGGCCGGGTGCAGTTGGAGGTTGTTTCCGCTTTGCTGTCGGAAAAATACAAGCTTGAAACAGTGGTAAAGGAACCCTCCGTCATTTATATGGAGCGGCCGCTCAAAGCAGCCAGCCACACCATCCATATCGAGGTGCCGCCCAACCCGTTTTGGGCATCCATAGGACTGTCTGTTACACCACTCTCGCTTGGCTCCGGTGTACAATACGAGAGCCGGGTTTCGCTGGGATACTTGAACCAGAGTTTTCAAAACGCTGTCAGGGATGGTATCCGTTACGGGCTGGAGCAGGGCTTGTTCGGCTGGAACGTAACGGACTGTAAGATTTGCTTTGAATACGGGCTTTATTACAGTCCGGTCAGCACGCCGGCGGACTTCCGCTCATTGGCCCCGATTGTATTGGAACAGGCATTGAAGGAATCGGGGACGCAGCTGCTGGAACCTTATCTCTCCTTCATCCTCTATGCGCCCCAGGAATACCTTTCCAGGGCTTATCATGATGCACCGAAATACTGTGCCACCATCGAAACGGCCCAGGTAAAAAAGGATGAAGTTGTCTTTACTGGCGAGATTCCCGCCCGCTGTATACAGGCATACCGTACTGATCTGGCCTTTTACACCAACGGGCGGAGCGTATGCCTTACAGAGCTGAAAGGATATCAGGCCGCTGTCGGTCAGCCGGTCATCCAGCCCCGCCGTCCAAACAGCCGCCTGGACAAGGTGCGCCATATGTTTCAGAAGGTAATGTAAAGATACATAATCGTCAAGACGGCAACAATCAGAAGTTATGGAGGGTAACAATGGAATATAGTAAGGAAGATTTAATGGAAGCAAAAAAGCAAATTTGGGGAGTGGGAGAGAACATGGGAACAGAGGAAAGTAAAAAAATCTGGGAGGAGAACGCACAATTTTGGGATAATGCAATGGGTGACGAATCTAATGAATTTCACAGAGAGGTAGTGCGTCCCAAAGTAACGGAACTTCTATCTCCTAATCCTGCGGATTACATTTTGGATATTGCGTGTGGCAATGGAAATTATTCTTCGTATCTTGCACAAAGAGGCGCTTCGGTTGTCGCTTTTGATTACAGCAAAAAAATGATAGAATTGGCTAAAAGACGGCAATCACAATATGCAAAACAAATTGAATTTTGTGTGGCGGATGCGACCGATAGAAAAAGTATATTAGAATTAAAAAGAAATCGAGCCTTTACGAAAGCAGTTTCTAATATGGCAATTATGGATATTACGGATATTGAACCACTTCTTATGGCTGTTTATGAACTGTTGCAGGAAAGCGGAATTTTTGTCTTTGCAACGCAACACCCTTGTTTTGTCACGTTGACTGAAAAATATATGACACCGCACAGTTACTATGATATAGCGATTGAAGGGCAACCGAAAGAGCAGATTTATTATCATCGTTCCATACAAGATATTTTTAACCTTTGTTTTAGAGCTGGATTTGTCATTGATGGATTTTATGAAGAATGTTTTAAAACCAACAAAGAAATTCCTATGGTAATGATAGTAAGGCTTAAGAAGGTAAAACGTGATAGCTTAAAATAAATTCAAGTTTGTCGGGTAAATAGCAAACCCAGCCGAGCCAGTCAACGGTCAAGATGAACGGCGCATATGCGCAGCCGTTGACAGCCCCGCCCGCCTTTGCTGGTAGGCAATCAAGGGGCGACAGCAAGAAGTGCCACCGCCCCGCACTATTATTCAGAAAGGGGAATTTCCATGACCGACCAGATAGCCTATCAAGAATATATCCAGCGCAGGTACAACGCCTTTTGCAAGACTGTTATCCGCTGTGCCGCCTTGGACAAGATTTTGAAGCTTAAACGGCAATGGGAACGGCAAGTTTCCCTTGACTATCTGATGAACGAGAAGTTTGTCCAGTTTGCCGCGTCGGAGCCGGACGAGGAATACCCATTTACCGTCTGCGGTCAGACCGTCCTGCTCTGCAACGCCGCCCTTGCCGACGCGATCTCTGTTTTGCCGGAGCAGACGCGGGAAGAAATCCTGCGCTATTACTTTCTGCGCCAGCCGCAGCGCGTGATCGGCGCGTGTATTGGCCGGTCACGCAGCACAGCGGGGCGGCATATCCAGCTTGCCTTGCAGCGGCTACGCGAAGAAATGGGGGTGAGCCGGTATGAGTAGACTTCTCCCCTATGAAACAATCATTCAACGGAATATCGTGCATAAAGCACCTCCTTCATAAACTGTCACGCGGGCAGGGGCTGCGTGTCGCCGTTCACCGTAGCACCGATGCAGAAGCTGTCATCAGCACCCGCAGGGGCGGCGGTGTAACTCTCCACCTCGCAAAGACCATCATCCTGTTCACGTTTTGCCTCGATGCGCTGGCGGTTCATGCCGCGAATCTGCTCACGGAAGCTCAAGGCGTACTTGCGCACAGCAGCAAGCTGGTCGCCGTGGAAGTCACCAAGCCGCTTGAACGTGGCAACGCTGTAATCCTTGCCCTCCGGGTTCGTCTGGCGTTTCAAGCCAATCTCCACAAGGCTGCCGTAGGTGGCGCGGTTTCGGAAAACAAAGCCCTGATTCAAAAACTCGCGGAACGGGCTGATGCTGGTGGGCGAGAGATTGATTGCCAGCGGCATAAACTCCCCACTGCGCAGCAGATACAGCACACGCATATTCTTGCAGGCTTTGCCGCGGCCGTTGCTGGCGCTGCCAAACTGGCTCAACGTACAGGTCGCACAGGTGCCACCGGGTTCACCGTAGCCCTGTTTGCCGTCAACCGAGGAGCAAAGCGGCGGTACATCGTCGTTGTACTCGTCACCCTCCGGCCAGTAGGCGCAGCTTGCATGGTTGTACAAAATCACCCCGGTGAGTGTGGGACGGTAATCCGGATGCTGCGGATCGCCGTTGGGAATCTCGAACTGCAACACTCCGCCAGCGGGAATCTTGATGCGGGGGAAAGACATTGTCAGGCCGTCCATGTCCTCGGCCAGTTCTTCGTTGCTGAACTCAGCCTCTCCAATTTCGGGCAGCTCAAAGTCCAGAGGTTCGTTGGCGGTCATGGTAGTGGTAGCGGCGGCGTTAGCGTTCATCATAGACATAAAAAATCCTCCTGTGTGTGGGGCAGTGTTAGGCGGCTGCCCGGTTGATTCTCGACCACTGCCGGGCGGGCATGGTCAAAATACTGTAACCAATGCTTTCCAGTTCACTGGCGCGGTCATAACTCTCCACATCCTGGCTGTGACGGGTCACGGCGTTGGATAAACCGTACAGCGTCAGATCGTTGGACTCGATCAGTCGCTGCAACACGCCGGTGCTTTCGCTGTCGGTAATGTGAAACTCTTTGCTGGCAAGTTTGACGACAGCCGGCACATCATGGGTGTCCATCTGTGCGGCTTTTGCCACCTGCATTTTGCCGACGATCTGCGAAAATCGCGCTTCTTCCACAGCGGCGCGCACGGTGTCCTGAATTTTCATAACAAAGGCTTTGTCCTCCGCGTCCAAGGTTGCTTGGGAGTAGACGCTGAAGTTCTCTTCGCTGTCGGTAACGCGCCCCACATGGTTGCGGCGGGCGGCTGCCTCATTCACGACCATACCGTTGCTGCACACCAGCCGATAAATCAGCGGCTGGATGCTGACGGAACCGAGTCCGACCTCGCTGTTGCTGATGATAACTCCGGCCTGCACAATATCGCCGGGGGATACCTCAGCCTGCAAGCGGGGATTCACGGCCTTGATGTACATACGGCTTTCGGTGATTTGGCAGCTTTCAAAGCGGATGTCAGGCAGACCGCCGAGAATCGGCAGCGTCACACCGGCAATGTCGATATTGTCGATACTCGGTATCCCCGGTGCCAACCACAATGAGCCCGCGAACTAGCAGGCGCTGCACACAGTCCTGCCAGCTGCGGTGGATGGTGACATTGGAACTGCTCGCCATCTTCTCGTAGAAGCTGCTGATTTCCTCTTCCCGCAGGATGCGCCAGTTGAGGATGGACCAGAGCATAAACTCTTGCACATCGACCTCGTACTCTTTTTCGCAGACGATGATGACCGGGCGGGTGCCTTCTTCGGTGCAGCAGCGGATATAACGGCCATTGGCAGTGTAAAGCATTTTCATAAGGGAACCTCCAAATTTTAATTTTCGTGTAGAGATGAGAGAAAAGATTCATCGTTTCGCAATTTGTGGACAGCACGGCTGATCCACGCCGAAACGTGGTTGGGCGGGGCGCTCATGCGAGTAGCAACTGCGGTAAGCGGTATGCCCTTATGTACATCGGTGACGCGGCCAGCGTATTTACTCTGCACGCGGCAGCGCTTCAGGGCCTCGCGGCTGGTGTTCTCTGTGACGCTCTTTACATCGGCATGGACGGACAATTCCTCCTGCGAGGTTTTGTTCACCTCGGTCACGCGGACAAGAATTTGGTCGCCTACAGCAAAACGGTCATGGGCATCACCAATCCAATCCCATGCAAGATCCCGCGCCATGATAGAACACTCCACACCGAAAATCTCGACACGGATAGACTTGTCGGCAACAGCAATGACGCGGGCCTGTACCACGCGCCCCTCCCGGACGCGGTACTCACCGTTGGCATCGGGGCTGAAATAGAAAAGCTGGCGTTTGCGCATCATGGCTTCGCGACGGCTGGCGACCACACTGCGGCTTTTGGAGTCAATGCCGAGGATGACAAAATCGATTTCCGCGCCCAGCATATTGCCCAGCAGCTTCATCTGGCGGACGGCCATGCTGTCGGTGCTGTTGGCAGCGGTGGGGGCGACCATCATTTCCTTCAGCGGAATGGCAATGCGGAAACCGTTGTAGTCCACAACGGCAATCGTTTTGCCGCTGTCGGTCTGCTCAATGCCGCCCAACGGTGCGGAGAGGATGCGCCGTGTGCGGTAGGCGTTGTGGATCTCATGCCATGCGGCGGCTTCGCGGGCATCCTCGGTTTCGATTTCGTCACCGCTTTCAATGGTCAGCACCGAGGCATCTGCTTTGCGTCTGCGGCGGGGCGGGGGAGTCTCGACGGGCTTTTCTTCTTCAGCGGGGGCAGGGATAGGTGCATCCTCAAAACCAACAGGTTCGGGAATCGGCAGATCGGGGGTAAAAATATCATTGTTCATTTCCATGAGAAATCTCCTTTTCGTTTTCAGGTTTTGTTATGATGGATTCTTTGTCGATGGCAACCACTGCTTTTGATTTGGCAGGACGGCCACGGCGTTTAGGCGGTGCCTTGGGGGATGACTTAGATGTTTCCGCCGGAGGAACTTCGGATGTTTCCGGTAAGGCTTTCCGCCACTCCGGGATATGGGCGGATGCCTTACACTCCCGCAGCTGCTTGTAAGCGGGGTGCAGAGAGTAGTCCATCTTGTGGACTTTCAGAACTTTGTGGCCACGCAGAATTACCAGCGCTTCATCAACCGGCAGACGCAGCACTTCGTCCGGGGTCAGCACCGGCCGTTTGCCGACACCACTGCTTTCGCGGTACTGCGGCGTATAGTCGGAAACGCGCAGGGTGTTTAGTGCCTTGGAAGTACTGGACACCGCTACACTGGCAATGCCGGTGCGCTGAGAGACGTACTCGGCGGTCAGCTGATCCGTACAGCCGAGAAAAAGCTGCACATCGCAGTTGCCGAGAATTTCCTGCCACTGGTTCTGTGGGTAGCGGTTTTGCAGTCCGGCAAGATTCTGGAACACGCAGGACATAGAGATATTGCGGGAGCGAATGACGCTGATGCGCCGGGATAACTCGGAGATCGTACCGCAGGCGGTCAGCTCCTCGCCCAGCACATGGACCGGCACGGGGAGCCGCCCGCCGGGGCAGTTGGCATCGGCATAGCGGACAAGTTTGATAAAGGCAAAAGACAGGAACAACGATGCAAGAAAATCAAAGGTACTGTCCTGATCGCTGGTGACGAGATAGTACGCGCAGGGCTGCTGCCCCGGCAGTTCAAGGCTGATTTCGTCATACGCAGTGATTTTCTTAATTAAGTCAGACTGAAATACCTGTAATCGGCTGCCCAAACCGCTGATGACCCCGCTGCGTACAGAGTCCGATGCCCGTTGATACAGGCTGTACGGTGCTTTGGCAGGATGCGTCAGCGGCAGAACATCAAACAGGCTGTCCAACTGACTTTCGCTGCATTGCGTGATAAGGTTGTACACCTCACCGATGGTCCGCTGCTCCGGCGGGTAGGTGAGGTCAACGTACAAGACCAGCGCTTTCAGCAAGTTCATCTCTCCCGAATCCCAGAAGCGGTCACTTTTGCCGGTGCCGTTGGTGTTCTTGATGATGACATCCACGAAAAGCTGCGCCATCAGTTCCTGACCCTCAATTTCTTTCAGACAGTTCCACGAGTCGGAGTTTTCGGGGCTGACGAGGTTGAATACGCGCACGGTATACCCTAAATCTCGCATATATTCGCTGGATTTTTCGTAAAGTTCTGATTTGGGGTCACAGATAATCAGCGACTCTCCGCGGACGGCGCTTTGCAGGATACGATTCATGCAGAACGAGCGGGTTTTCATCGAGCCACTGGCACCGTAGACGGCGAGGTTGCCGTTCATACGGGTTTTCTCCGGGATGCAGAGAAACTTTCCGTCGAGCATCCCCAACACGGTGCCTGTATGCTGGGATAGGTCGGAAACCATATCCAGCACAGCAGGAATTTCTCGCGGCTGCATCCAGCCGGATGTGCCGTAAGTGCCTTTTGCGGAAAAATCGAAGTTACGCTCGGAATCCGTTAAGGCATCTTGACTGAACAGCTTTCGATACAGGAAAATCGCGGCGACTGTGGCTGCGCAGCCTGCTATGCAGTAAAGGTTGTAGGGGAACCATAAAATGCCTTTAAGACAGTCCGGCGGCGACAAAGAGGGGAACGGCGGAGAAGTACCGCCCGGCATACCGCCGTTTTTCTGCCAGACGGCATAGTTGCCGATGAACTGCGTCAAGTAGCCGCAGGCATAGAGCAGCAGCGTGACTGCCAACAAAATCTGCAATCTTTTTGAGGAACGTTTCATGGCAAAGTCAGAAACCTCCTCTCGAACGCGGCAAAGTCGATGGTCTGCAACTCGACCCTATCACCGCAAAGTGGCCGCAGCGCGTCTGCCTGAAAATCAAAGCAGAGGATGGCACCTTTCATTTGCAGCAGTTCCAAGGCAGACAGGAATCGGAACAAGCGCGGCAGATCCGGCAGATAGCAGAATAAAATCGGCGCGCCTGCATCTGTACGAGCGTCGTTCTCGATGTAAGCGTTACGGCAAGGCGGCTGAAGCTCTCGCAGCAGCATGGCGTTTAGTTGTCCGATTATATCTGGATGACAGAGCAGCCACAGCAGCGTCTCGCCGTGGTAGTCATTGGTGAGAAAGTAGAAATGTTCGTAGCCCTCGCCAAAAAGGAAGTGTTCTTTCTTGTAGGTCTTTGCATCTTCCAGCAGGGTAGTCATAACTGCCCACTGGTCAGACAGCAGGATGCCGTCCGGCGTGTGGCTCACACCATTCCGCGTATAGCGGATATTTTGCAGCATGATTTTTCCCCGCTGTTCGATTTGCGTGTCAAAGACCGGAACAGCATCCATGCCGTTGAACACAGCAAAGGTGCGGGATGGGGTCAGCAGCGAGCCTGCCATACGGGAGCCGTGAACCTTTACCATTTCAAGGCCCAGTTCTTTCATCTCGCGGGAATCATAAAAAACAGGGGCTTCAATGCGGCAAGGACTGCTGCCACCCGGCACAAATACAGGCGGCTTTTCATCTCGATAAATCATCGTGCCTGCATTCAGCATCGTGACATAGGTTTGCGCGATACGATGCAGCCGCAGACGGCGGGCAGGGGATGATTTGATGGAGTTGGTGTCGGTGCGGCCTGACAGATAGAACTGAAATCGCTCCGGCGCTCGTTCCCGCAAAAGACGTTTGCCACGGATGCCGAGCCGGTA is a window encoding:
- a CDS encoding S1 RNA-binding domain-containing protein, which produces MEMNNDIFTPDLPIPEPVGFEDAPIPAPAEEEKPVETPPPRRRRKADASVLTIESGDEIETEDAREAAAWHEIHNAYRTRRILSAPLGGIEQTDSGKTIAVVDYNGFRIAIPLKEMMVAPTAANSTDSMAVRQMKLLGNMLGAEIDFVILGIDSKSRSVVASRREAMMRKRQLFYFSPDANGEYRVREGRVVQARVIAVADKSIRVEIFGVECSIMARDLAWDWIGDAHDRFAVGDQILVRVTEVNKTSQEELSVHADVKSVTENTSREALKRCRVQSKYAGRVTDVHKGIPLTAVATRMSAPPNHVSAWISRAVHKLRNDESFLSSLHEN
- the tet(W) gene encoding tetracycline resistance ribosomal protection protein Tet(W), whose translation is MKIINIGILAHVDAGKTTLTESLLYASGAISEPGSVEKGTTRTDTMFLERQRGITIQAAVTSFQWHRCKVNIVDTPGHMDFLAEVYRSLAVLDGAILVISAKDGVQAQTRILFHALRKMNIPTVIFINKIDQAGVDLQSVVQSVRDKLSADIIIKQTVSLSPEIVLEENTDIEAWDAVIENNDELLEKYIAGEPISREKLAREEQQRVQDASLFPVYHGSAKNGLGIQPLMDAVTGLFQPIGEQGGAALCGSVFKVEYTDCGQRRVYLRLYSGTLRLRDTVALAGREKLKITEMRIPSKGEIVRTDTAYQGEIVILPSDSVRLNDVLGDQTRLPRKRWREDPLPMLRTTIAPKTAAQRERLLDALTQLADTDPLLRCEVDSITHEIILSFLGRVQLEVVSALLSEKYKLETVVKEPSVIYMERPLKAASHTIHIEVPPNPFWASIGLSVTPLSLGSGVQYESRVSLGYLNQSFQNAVRDGIRYGLEQGLFGWNVTDCKICFEYGLYYSPVSTPADFRSLAPIVLEQALKESGTQLLEPYLSFILYAPQEYLSRAYHDAPKYCATIETAQVKKDEVVFTGEIPARCIQAYRTDLAFYTNGRSVCLTELKGYQAAVGQPVIQPRRPNSRLDKVRHMFQKVM
- a CDS encoding class I SAM-dependent methyltransferase; this translates as MEYSKEDLMEAKKQIWGVGENMGTEESKKIWEENAQFWDNAMGDESNEFHREVVRPKVTELLSPNPADYILDIACGNGNYSSYLAQRGASVVAFDYSKKMIELAKRRQSQYAKQIEFCVADATDRKSILELKRNRAFTKAVSNMAIMDITDIEPLLMAVYELLQESGIFVFATQHPCFVTLTEKYMTPHSYYDIAIEGQPKEQIYYHRSIQDIFNLCFRAGFVIDGFYEECFKTNKEIPMVMIVRLKKVKRDSLK
- a CDS encoding DUF945 domain-containing protein, giving the protein MTLPILGGLPDIRFESCQITESRMYIKAVNPRLQAEVSPGDIVQAGVIISNSEVGLGSVSIQPLIYRLVCSNGMVVNEAAARRNHVGRVTDSEENFSVYSQATLDAEDKAFVMKIQDTVRAAVEEARFSQIVGKMQVAKAAQMDTHDVPAVVKLASKEFHITDSESTGVLQRLIESNDLTLYGLSNAVTRHSQDVESYDRASELESIGYSILTMPARQWSRINRAAA
- a CDS encoding type IV secretory system conjugative DNA transfer family protein — encoded protein: MKRSSKRLQILLAVTLLLYACGYLTQFIGNYAVWQKNGGMPGGTSPPFPSLSPPDCLKGILWFPYNLYCIAGCAATVAAIFLYRKLFSQDALTDSERNFDFSAKGTYGTSGWMQPREIPAVLDMVSDLSQHTGTVLGMLDGKFLCIPEKTRMNGNLAVYGASGSMKTRSFCMNRILQSAVRGESLIICDPKSELYEKSSEYMRDLGYTVRVFNLVSPENSDSWNCLKEIEGQELMAQLFVDVIIKNTNGTGKSDRFWDSGEMNLLKALVLYVDLTYPPEQRTIGEVYNLITQCSESQLDSLFDVLPLTHPAKAPYSLYQRASDSVRSGVISGLGSRLQVFQSDLIKKITAYDEISLELPGQQPCAYYLVTSDQDSTFDFLASLFLSFAFIKLVRYADANCPGGRLPVPVHVLGEELTACGTISELSRRISVIRSRNISMSCVFQNLAGLQNRYPQNQWQEILGNCDVQLFLGCTDQLTAEYVSQRTGIASVAVSSTSKALNTLRVSDYTPQYRESSGVGKRPVLTPDEVLRLPVDEALVILRGHKVLKVHKMDYSLHPAYKQLRECKASAHIPEWRKALPETSEVPPAETSKSSPKAPPKRRGRPAKSKAVVAIDKESIITKPENEKEISHGNEQ
- a CDS encoding sigma-70 family RNA polymerase sigma factor; this encodes MTDQIAYQEYIQRRYNAFCKTVIRCAALDKILKLKRQWERQVSLDYLMNEKFVQFAASEPDEEYPFTVCGQTVLLCNAALADAISVLPEQTREEILRYYFLRQPQRVIGACIGRSRSTAGRHIQLALQRLREEMGVSRYE